In Toxoplasma gondii ME49 chromosome VIII, whole genome shotgun sequence, a single genomic region encodes these proteins:
- a CDS encoding GHMP kinase, N-terminal domain-containing protein (encoded by transcript TGME49_229780) — translation MDASPRPAGIRRHCLRNARAANRFVFSAVFASRPPTHAAALWSPERRGVKGSLLPFLSLVAQLAAVAVSLPRSPKVAAEACGVRTPNTRKQRATGCPLLRQAYNMAKTENAPAEAASLAAEAVRAFQKAFDSSLPDFLAVAPGRINIIGEHLDYSGYSVLPMAINRFTTCAIRSVPHLNSVSGATVELARETESRHGGEKGAVSTHSLECPDTPQRNGDASRLESSEASSDDRSSSSLIPVSSSPLPSSPQCSAASSRSLPSAFSLSPSLPSSAPFIDLRHTSERSFASLSVQSPEALPALLRRLTAAEKGGRKRGEGAREQNEQAREQNEQAREERQVTREDSAREPSAERDAEAVREIKRTREKGECDVSEKNRAKAERATQESTDAKETETERPKTESWHKYPLAAVVGVLEYLISDKDLNAVGRLVGAGRTEEERQKELCIWRTACEKAFLASDGRRLPRLQILIGGNLPMAAGLSSSSALVTAAVTCVCTALNLSVTREEIAELATRSERHVGTAGGGMDQSVIAVSSENSATLVSFSPLHTRPVRLPEGFAFAVAHTLVESPKAVHAAKLFNKRVLECLFAALLLFKLTQPGKPLPRGEALRSWTLRRSQELAGVSLSEAVALSQAKLEQEYSKRQLEEELGSTVISEVVDLLPVMEAVWTQNDVFCLRQRAVHVFSEAARVHAFVAACEHPDSSFVEKLEAVSKLMDASHLSCSRLYDCSCEEADRFVSVAVDTGGAAASRMTGAGWGGCTVSLLPNEDAGRQFIARLRGLFVEESPALAENGGAPRNAAERLATCLRWDALSSEGKASAAQQPSSPSSSRCSSLSSSVSPDLSSSAFGCSSASSERAEHLREADRVDSVLFVVKAVGGVELLRVSSGERGEGRRRAAAAEHWSLEAVPLPRKSFPASAVLSRPKF, via the exons ATGGACGCCTCGCCCCGGCCGGCGGGCATTCGCAGGCACTGCctgaggaacgcgagagcagcgaatcgcttcgtcttctctgccgtcttTGCTTCGAGGCCGCCGACTCACGCTGCTGCTCTCTGGTCGCCA GAAAGGCGCGGAGTCAAGGGATCTCTGCtgccgttcctctctctcgtcgcccAGCTTgctgctgtcgctgtctccctcccCCGCTCTCCGAAGGTAGCCGCTGAGGCCTGCGGTGTACGCACCCCCAACACCAGGAAACAACGCGCGACAGGTTGTCCGCTCCTTCGACAAGCCTACAACA TGGCGAAAACTGAGAACGCCCCTGCAGAAGCAGCCTCGCTGGCAGCCGAGGCAGTACGAGCTTTCCAGAAGGCCTTTGACTCCTCCCTGCCcgacttcctcgccgtcgctccTGGCAG aATTAACATCATCGGCGAACACCTGGACTACTCAGGCTACTCGGTTCTTCCCATGGCAATTAACAGATTCACGACTTGTGCAATTCGGTCAGTTCCTCATTTGAACTCCGTGTCTGGTGCGACCGTCGAACTGGCtcgggagacagaaagtcgACATGGCGGCGAGAAAGGCGCAGTCTCCACCCATTCCCTGGAGTGTCCAGACACCCCGCAGAGAAATGGAGACGCGAGCCGGCTTGAGTCCAGTGAAGCCTCCTCTGACGACAGgtcgtcttcatctctcatccctgtctcttcttctcctctacCGTCTTCTCCTCAGTGTTCAGCGGCTTCTTCACGCTCGCTTCCTTCCgccttttcgctgtctccttccttaCCATCTTCTGCTCCCTTCATCGACCTCCGCCACACGAGTGAGCGCTCCttcgcgagtctctctgtgcagtCCCCCGAGGCGCTGcctgcgcttcttcgccgcctgACTGCAGCCGAGAAGGGAGGCCGGAAACGCGGCGAAGGAGCGCGAGAACAGAACGAACAAGCGCGAGAACAGAACGAAcaagcgcgagaggagagacaagtaACGCGCGAGGACAGCGCGAGAGAACCGAGCGCagagcgagacgcagaggctgTGAGGGAGATCAAGCGAACtcgggagaaaggcgaatGCGACGTGAGCGAGAAGAACCGTgcaaaggcagagagagcgacgcaggagTCGACAGACgccaaggagacagagacagaacgaccAAAAACTGAGAGCTGGCACAAATACCCTCTGGCTGCTGTTGTGGGAGTGCTGGAATACCTGATAAGCGACAAAGATCTCAATGCTGTGGGTCGACTCGTAGGCGCcggaagaacagaagaagagcgacaaaAGGAACTCTGCATATGGCGAACAGCCTGTGAAAAggcctttctcgcctccgacggacgccgccttcctcggctCCAAATCCTCATCGGAGGCAATCTCCCCATG GCCGCTggcctctcgtcctcttcggcgctcgtgacGGCGGCCGTCACCTGCGTCTGTACAGCTCTGAACCTGTCGGTGACGCGGGAGGAAATCGCAGAGCTGGCGACGCGGTCGGAGCGACATGTCGGCACCGCAG GTGGCGGAATGGACCAGTCGGTGATCGCCGTTTCTTCGGAGAACTCTGCGACGCtggtctccttctctcctctccataCACGGCCTGTGCGTCTCCCGGAaggcttcgccttcgctgtgGCTCACACACTGGTGGAGAGTCCAAAAGCCGTTCATGCAGCCAAGCTTTTCAACAAGCGAGTCCTGGAGTGTCTCTTTGcggctctccttcttttcaa GTTGACGCAGCCGGGCAAGCCGCTACCGCGAGGGGAAGCGTTGCGGTCGTGGACTCTGCGGAGAAGCCAAGAGCTCGCtggagtttctctctct GAAGCCGTTGCGCTCTCGCAGGCGAAGCTGGAGCAAGAGTACTCGAAGCGTCAATTGGAAGAAGAACTGGGGTCGACCGTAATCTCCGAAGTCGTGGATCTCCTTCCGGTCATGGAAGCTGTCTGGACGCAGAACgacgtcttctgtctccgaca ACGCGCCGTCCATGTGTTCAGCGAGGCTGCTcgggtgcatgcattcgTTGCGGCATGCGAGCACCCTGACTCTTCGTTCGTCGAGAAACTCGAG GCAGTGAGCAAGCTGATGGACGCGTCTCACCTCTCATGCTCACGCCTCTACGACTGCAGCTGCGAGGAGGCTGACCGCTTCGTTTCCGTCGCCGTCGACACTGGGGGTGCCGCAGCTTCTCGAATGACTGGCGCag GCTGGGGCGGGTGCacggtctctctcctccccaaCGAGGACGCGGGAAGGCAGTTCATTGCGCGG CTTCGAGGCCTCTTTGTCGAGGAGAGTCCGGCTCTCGCTGAAAATGGCGGCGCCCCCCGCAACGCCGCCGAGCGCCTCGCGACCTGTCTCCGCTGGGACGCTCTGTCTTCCGAAGGGAAGGCTTCCGCCGCTCAAcagccttcctctccctcctcttcccgttgctcttctctctcgtcctctgtctcccccgatctctcttcgtctgctttcgggtgttcttctgcttcgagcgagagagccgAGCACCTGCGCGAAGCAGACCGAGTGGACTCTGTCCTCTTTGTGGTGAAAGCCGTGGGCGGCGTCGAGCTGCTGCGCGTGTCATccggagagcgaggcgagggacggagacgcgccgcCGCGGCAGAGCATTGGAGCCTCGAGGCCGTTCCGCTGCCGCGAAAGTCGTTCCCCGCTTCGGCTGTTCTTTCCAGGCCGAAGTTCTAG
- a CDS encoding hypothetical protein (encoded by transcript TGME49_229800) has product MRTSSRSQCLSCLCEKDLPEGAPNVVASARVACQTQRERENEGRSELCIRGPSRSSAALFASAGSNFCSSSPRVVSRNRDILLPRPGSILRPGFLVPSFSALFLSKSPPGEGREAPPLCCRKDFSVRRNATLRITRRSHAAGRLFD; this is encoded by the coding sequence ATGAGAACGTCCAGCCGTTCTCAGTGTttgtcctgtctctgcgaaAAAGATTTGCCCGAAGGCGCGCCGAACGTCGTTGCCTCCGCTCGAGTCGCTTGTCAGACGCAGCGCGAACGCGAGAACGAGGGACGCTCCGAGCTTTGTATCAGGGGGCCATCGCGGAGTTCCGCGGCTCTTTTCGCCAGCGCAGGCTCGAACTTCTGTTCCTCGTCACCTCGCGTTGTTTCAAGGAACCGCGACATTCTGCTGCCTCGTCCCGGCTCGATTCTTCGCCCCGGCTTTCTCGttccgtctttctccgctctttttctctcgaagagTCCTCCGGGCGAGGGCCGCGAAGCCCCTCCACTTTGCTGCCGCAAAGATTTCTCCGTTCGACGAAATGCCACTCTTCGCATCACGAGGCGCTCCCATGCCGCAGGTCGTCTTTTCGACTAA
- a CDS encoding hypothetical protein (encoded by transcript TGME49_229790) has protein sequence MQRDEQPNPSGAGAEVGAWTLDDRAARKTTAAKDFAAPQAAAPSPAPDSAETGAGGLLGAAEKENAGESSGLRGREATSRSECRGLGNVDQERAQKPEGKSPPLVAVTRPVALEETPAHASGAAKSAAVPGRVSGDSLAKPTAGLQDSSGRMELPGASEGGEASQPEASIPPAPERASQPWRSGASPSGRSGASPSGGSSASDTGPGHLAERLASAAGARTPSRAGGSVSSSAHPSSLSSLPSFVFSLHSHLPPAHLLQPTRCHSALLPLSLLNSISVQSSLRPPSYTAPERRSTVPPTVPTVSSPLSASASTSSSLLPSGPPSVAPPLNCASAAFPLLYPHLSAARRLPASQHLLHTRSAASDFSAASKHLPSVSADPAKAQRASSLDRPISEAKPASTPASKPASTPSSPRASLSSAAAWYATRYGPGGGVCGNVCAYERDYAAVLTALRSLETHYAEKRKRVRDSVLQDKKEVVKDTTHMVQPFSVVKTVKVVRRRLRRFPAASRIALHPLQDGEKGSKVSAAGGEQGAGVSQHTVEDEWGKQVTAANGTLQKLRSGRAAEQELSEEGNGEGKEANRERDSRDDGSAREASKGPRGLKEDGEKPQFFPREGRRVDNTGGEESGVGETVSLLRGEGEQDAGESVKRQLNSGEDGPATKRRRETGEGTESEERIIVDEEVSIVKLHSIKEVVAHLLPYHTYFIPDIQALASPFEEAREEVERRRARLAELRGSVRDFASWVRNPVAAVPLEKSTEKGEDVHTSKDSRCFHGGRETELMAYLSLRSAVDAVSLSIRATKVAIQNAGSAPAARPAPLAQPPASTASGPSPGGPNAVAATTLGPPVRAPSGPLGAPSSPRSCLTSGDDLSEDRSDLEARTRGRSSTVSSSLGPTSRTSSVARSALGLSFQAQERGRRGEAPAGPYAFPAAFAGPAPAAPRDRPAGGRVRLAVSATAAAALERQSGAYGSAAEATVDWAREGKKEKARKERRGQSDAGSRGGRREEETARGGYGDAYGRHGPPHAPAFGGPAPHFPASEGEMRQASFPPSQLHAQTHATLGCPDSLYQREDREAGTGRIRLNIGNADLLSRRG, from the exons aTGCAGCGAGACGAGCAGCCCAATCCCTCTGGGGCAGGCGCAGAGGTCGGGGCGTGGACGCTGGACGACCGGGCAGCGCGAAAGACGACAGCAGCCAAGGATTTCGCTGCGCCGCAAGCCGCAGCGCCTTCCCCCGCGCCTGACTCTGCGGAGACGGGGGCAGGGGGGCTCCTGGgcgccgcagagaaagagaacgctGGCGAATCGAGCGGCCTCagagggcgagaagcgacgagcCGTTCTGAGTGCCGCGGTCTCGGCAACGTCGACCAAGAGAGAGCGCAAAAACCAGAAGGCAAGAGCCCTCCGCTGGTGGCGGTCACACGTCCTGTTGCGctggaagagacaccggcgcATGCCTCCGGAGCCGCTAAATCTGCGGCGGTGCCGGGGAGAGTCTCCGGAGACAGTCTGGCGAAGCCCACCGCAGGCTTGCAAGACTCCAGCGGACGCATGGAACTTCCAGGTGCGTCAGAGGGGGGCGAGGCCTCTCAGCCTGAAGCCTCCATTCCTCCGGCGCCGGAGAGAGCTTCCCAGCCCTGGAGATCTGGAGCGTCACCTTCAGGAAGATCTGGAGCGTCACCTTCAGGAGgctcctctgcttccgaCACAGGACCGGGTCACCTCGCGGAGAGGCTGGCGTCGGCTGCAGGCGCGAGGACCCCCAGTCGAGCAGGaggctctgtctcttcctcggcacatccgtcttctctctcttctcttccttcgtttgttttttctctgcattcgcACCTGCCGCCCGCCCACTTGCTTCAGCCGACGCGGTGCcactctgctcttcttcctctcagtCTGCTAAACTCCATCTCGGTccagtcttctctccgtcctcccTCGTACACAGCTCCGGAGCGCAGATCTACAGTCCCCCCCACTGTGCCGACTGTgtcgtctcccctctccgcCTCAgcgtcgacttcttcttcgctgctgccgTCGGGTCCGCCTTCTGTGGCGCCTCCGTTGAACTGCGCCTctgccgcgtttcctcttttgtATCCTCACTTGTCCGCCGCTCGGCGTCTTCCTGCGTCTCAGCATCTTTTGCACACCCGCTCTGCCGCATCCGacttctccgccgcctccaagcatctcccttctgtctccgcggacCCTGCGAAGGCCCAACGTGCCTCGTCTCTCGACCGTCCGATTTCCGAAGCCAAGCCTGCATCGACGCCTGCATCCAAGCCTGCATcgacgccttcctctcctcgcgcttctctctcctcggctgCGGCATGGTACGCGACGCGGTATGGGCCAGGGGGGGGTGTGTGTGGAAACGTCTGCGCGTACGAGAGAGACTACGCAGCGGTGTTGACGGCGCTGAGAAGTCTCGAAACTCActacgcagagaagaggaagcgagttCGCGACAGCGTTCTCCAGGACAAGAAGGAGGTCGTGAAGGATACGACGCACATGGTGCAGCCGTTCTCCGTTGTCAAGACAGTCAAGGTCGTCCGGAGACGCTTGCGCCGTTTTCCAGCCGCGTCGCGTATTGCGCTACACCCCCTgcaggacggagagaagggcagCAAGGTCTCTGCTGCGGGAGGAGAACAGGGAGCAGGAGTTTCTCAACACACGGTCGAAGACGAGTGGGGGAAACAAGTTACCGCGGCGAACGGAACTCTGCAGAAGTTGCGTTCGGGCCGCGCTGCTGAACAAGAGCTCTCAGAGGAAGGGAACggcgaaggaaaggaagcgaacagagagagagactcgagagacgATGGGTCAGCTCGAGAAGCGAGTAAAGGCCCCAGGGGACtgaaagaagacggagagaagccacAGTTTTTTCCGCGAGAAGGACGTCGCGTGGACAACACTGGCGGAGAGGAGTCTGGTGTTGGAGAGACCGTCTCCCTTttgagaggcgaaggcgaacaagacgcaggagaaagTGTGAAGAGACAGTTGAACAGCGGAGAAGATGGGCCAGCGACGaagcggaggcgagagacaggagaaggaaccgagagcgaggagagaatcatagtcgacgaagaagtcTCAATTGTAAAGCTGCACAGCATCAAGGAGGTCGTTGCCCATCTCCTCCCGTATCACACGTACTTCATCCCAGATATACAagctctcgcctcgcctttTGAGGAAG CGCGAGAGGAAGTGGAACGTCGCCGCGCCCGACTCGCGGAGCTCCGCGGGAGCGTTCGAGACTTCGCGTCCTGGGTGCGGAACCCTGTAGCCGCCGTGCCTTTGGAGAAGtcgacagaaaagggagaggatGTTCACACCTCGAAAGACTCGCGGTGTTTCcacggaggcagagaaaccgagCTGATG GCTTATCTGTCCCTTCGCTCCGCAGTGGACGCAGTGTCTCTTTCGATTCGGGCAACGAAAGTGGCGATCCAGAACGCCGGTTCGGCGCCGGCGGCGCGCCCCGCTCCTCTGGCCCAGCCGCCGGCTTCGACCGCGAGCGGACCTTCGCCGGGCGGGCCCAACGCGGTCGCCGCGACCACGTTGGGCCCGCCCGTCAGGGCCCCCTCGGGCCCGTTGGgcgcgccttcgtctccgcgtTCGTGTCTGACTTCTGGGGACGACTTGTCTGAAGACAGGTCCGATCTGGAAGCGCGGACGCGCGGCCGCTCCTcgactgtctcttcgtctctgggCCCAACTAGCCGCACCTCGTCTGTGGCGCGCTCGGCGCTGGGCCTCTCTTTTCAGGCGCAGGAGCGCGGCAGGCGCGGCGAGGCGCCAGCCGGCCCATACGCCTTCCCCGCGGCCTTCGCCGGCCCTGCGCCGGCCGCGCCCAGAGACAGACCCGCGGGCGGGCGCGTGCGGCTAGCTGTTTCCGCAACGGCAGCGGCGGCGCTGGAGAGACAGTCGGGTGCGTACGGCTCGGCGGCCGAGGCCACCGTCGACTGGGCGcgcgaagggaagaaggagaaggcgcggaAGGAGCGTCGAGGCCAGTCCGACGCCGGCTCGCGAGGCGgtcgcagagaggaggaaacagcgagaggaggcTATGGCGACGCCTACGGGCGACACGGGCCCCCTCACGCGCCAGCGTTTGGAGGACCTGCGCCACACTTCCCCgcgagcgagggagagatgcGACAAGCGTCCTTCCCGCCATcccagctgcatgcgcagacgcatgcgacTCTCGGGTGCCCGGACTCGCTCTaccagcgagaagacagagaagcgggcACCGGCCGCATCAGACTCAACATTGGAAACGCGGACCTGCTTTCGCGACGGGGGTAG